One Flavobacteriales bacterium genomic window, AGGTGACAGAAGCCTCCGAATTTCTGTTGGATATAGAGTTGACCACACTTCTCTTCGAATTTCCGCATGAGGAGCATGTCTTCATACCACTTCAGGTAATCCGTCTTGCTGAAAGGGCTTTTTCCCTTCTTTCCGGATGAGTTGGATTTCTTCTTGGATTTGGCTGTAGATGTTGCCATACGCACACAGATCTTTAAATAGGACAACAAATATAGACACTCACCTCAGCGGTGATAGCCAGAATCGAGTGAATTTCAGCCCTTTTTGAGCTTGGTCTCGCAGAAGGACAAGGGAAGCATGGAAAGCACGGAATCCACCACGATCGTACGACCTGCCGTACTGCCTAGAATGACTTGGATGGGACTAGCGGCATTGACCTCATATTCCAGCAAAGCCTGACGGCATGCACCACAGGGTGTAATAACGCGGGTAAGCTCGAAATCCTCTGATCGCGCTGTGATGGCCACCGCTTCTATGATGGACTTCGGATCCTGTGACATGGCATGGAACAGGGCCACTCGTTCAGCACACAGACCCGAAGGGTAGGCTACATTCTCCTGATTGTTCCCAGTATAGACCTTGCCACTCTCCAGCCGGACGGCAGCGCCTACATGAAAATGCGAATAGGGAGCATAGGCCCTTCCCATGGCCTTCTCGGCTTCTTGGAGCAAGGCTACTGAAGCATCGTCCAACTCATCCAATGAGTCGTACTCGGTATATCTGAACGTGATCTGGCGTTCGTCTGCCATAGACGGGAGGGTCTCTGGTCAGCCTTCTTGGCCGGCAGCAGACTTTTTAGCCCCATCTAGATTCAACCTGAGGGTGAACCTCAATGTATTGGCCAGTGGGTTACGATTCTGGGCAGCGATCAGGTAGGAGAAGTCGAATGCAAAGACATTGTATTTGACCCCTGCTCCCAAGGTGAAGAATTGCCGGGCACCTTTGGTAGGATGCTCGTAGAAATATCCCCCTCTGAGAGCGAATTGATCAGCATACCAGTATTCGAAGCCTGTAGCCAGATTGATCTCTCTCATCTCTTCTCTGAATACACTTCCTTCCTCTACTTCTACAGTACCGTCATCGAAGATGGTCACATTGCCCGGTGCATCTGAGAAGGATCCGAACATACCGGATGCGACACCGCGGTTGGGGTCATCTCCAGAAGCAATGACCAGATTACCTGACCCATCGGTCACGAAGTTCCCTTCTTCATCCACCAGATATACAGGAGGAGTAGGTACGAGTAGCTTGTTGACATCTACAGTGAATGCCAGACTGTTGTACTCATCCAATAGCAATTTCAAGGTAGGACCGATACGGAAATTGATCGGAATGAAGTCCCGCTCGGCCGCTTGAGTATATGACATCTTGGAACCGATGTTGGAGATATTGAATCCAGCAGAGAGTACAGCATCGAAATCTCCGATACGTATATCATCGTTCTCATAATACCCGCTCACATCTACTGAGAAGGCTGTACCCGGCTTGGACTCTCCTCCAGAAGAGGTGATTACTCCTCCGGTCAGATTGGAATAGATGAATCGTGCGGCCATACCTCCAGAGAAACGCTCAGAAAGCTTGATAGCATACGCACCATCGATGGCAAATTCGGTGGGTTCGAAATTCCGGATGTCGTTTCCTTGTTCATCGGTGAACTGGATGCTCCCGAGCGAGAAGAAGCGCAGAGAGGCGCCTATCGCTTGATTATCATCGATCTTACTATAGCCACTCAGATAAGCCAGATTCATATCCCGCACAAGCTTACGCAGCCACGGAGAGTATGAAAGGGACATCTCGAAATCACTCTCTGCAAAGGCCAATTTGGCCGGATTCCAATGAATGGAATTCGCATCCGGTGAGATGGACACTCCAGCTTCTCCCATTCCTCCAGAACGGGTATCGGGCGCTATGATCAGGAAGGGCACGGCCGTAGTGATGGTATTGAGGTCTTCATCATCACTTTGACCAATGATCTGTTGTGTCTGTCCCATGAAATTGGGAGAGACCCAAATAATGGCGATCAATGCTGTGATTCTCAGGGTGTTCAACATGCTCAGAAAATTGGTTTGCAAATATAAGAAACGCTTGACGCGTGTCATTGGTTACTATTGGTCAGAGAAGTACCAGTTTTTCGAATACTTCCTCTTTTTCTCCTTGGGGTGTACTCACTTTCAATCGATAGACGTATACACCGCGTCCAAGCTCATCTCCGTAGTCATCGCGACCGTCCCAGACCAATCGATCACGTAGGCCCGTATGGGTGTCCACCACTTCTTGGATGGTCTTGACCAATCGTCCCGAGACCGTGAATATCTGTATCTCTACACTCAATAAGGCACAATCCTGATTGTGTTCGAAAAGAAACTCTGTGCGCGTAGTGAAGGGATTGGGATAGTTCAAGACATTATCCAATACCAGGTCTTCTTGTTTCTCTACGATGAAGCTTATCTCTTTGGTACTCGAGTTATTATAGATATCCCACACTTTGAAGGTCAAGGTATGTTCACCCTCGCTGAGACCATCAAGGGTATACCGAACCTGACCGCTCTGGTAGGAGTCCAGATCCGATTCGTAATAGTCATTGAGTACAATGGGGTCCGCTGTATTGCCATCAAGTACAGCCGTGATGTCATGACCTATCCCATTTCCTACAGTATTGATCCCATTGTCATCGAATACCTTGGCGATCAGCGTTGGAGACTCATTGGTCAATCCGCCATCTACGAAGGCTTCTGAATTCAAGAAGAGGTCGATTCCGGGTCCCGCCTCATCTTGAGGGGCATTCAGGTCGGTGCCTCCCACTTGGAATCCAGATCGGGATCCTTGGGCGTCCGTATCATCAGAGAGGGCATAGAGATGCAGTTTCCCAGCTCCTTCCTGGTAGCTGATGTCTTTGGGTACAACAAATTCGAACTGGAAGCGACCGTCCTTTACACTAGCTCGACCTTTATAGATGATGTTCTGTCTGAGCGAGAAGGAATAGGGGTTTCCTCCGTCATTGCTCAAGGTCTGTATCGTCACTTCCTTATCATACACACTGGGTTCCACCACACCTTGGAAATCGGTCGCCAGTGCTCCATTCTGTCTGACCTCACCGGAGACGCGTACCTTCTGAAGGGCTTTGACCGTGTCCAATGGAAGTCCTTGGCTATCGGTGATGCTGTCCGGGTGGATGAAGATGTCCAATTCAGGATAGCTCAATTGCAGAGCGGGGTCTCCGAGAAGAGAGAAATTCGCTTTGTTCACCTCGTTCCCTACCGTACAATTCTTAGAGATGCGTATGATATCCCCTAGTCGCAATCCATTTGGAAGATCCATCGTGAAGTCTCCTCCTGCACTGCTACAGACATAACTGTCCTGATCCGAGCGCATGACCACATCAAAGAAGTTCTGACTGAGAATGAAATTGGGGTTGGCATAGACCAATCGTGTGGTGGTGAGCAATGCGATCACTCCTCCCTCTGGATTGAGGAGAATGAATTCACCGGCCGATGTTCGACCTGGATCATCGAACCTCGAGAACTCGCAAGTAGCTGTGAGGAGCAGAGGCAGGTTGTTGGCATTGGTCAATGATTGTATGGTAGGCACATCCAGGATGCGCTCTGCCGCCCAACCCACTTCACCTCCGTGGCCGGTATAACTGGCCAAGAACACTCCTCGTTCTATACTCCTTCGTAATTCTTCGGCTGCCTGCGGGTAGCGGTCACCTCCTGGAGTGGTCTCTTGCAGATAGGCATCGAGGAATATCTTGTCGATGATATAATCCTCATCTACACTTTCCAGGATATTGCCAAGCGTATTGGCCTGTGACATGTGCGTGTTGCTATCCTCATCATCTCCAATAAGAAGCACGCGATTCTTCCAGTCTCCGAAAGGAGTGCTCGCCTCTTCAGCGCATACCCCATTGACCACACCGGTCGAACGGCTCTTGTAACGGATGATCTTGGCATAGATGGCTTCAGCCTCATCTACACTTCTCACCGGGAATCGTCCTATTCCGATATCCACGGTGCCGCCTATCTCACCTTCATCATCATCCAACAATCCGAAATAGTCATCTGAGACGAAGGACTGAGTAAGACTATTGGATTCGGCCGACTGATAGGTGGGCAGGTAGATAGAGTTCCTTGGGTCGATATCCGTGTTGTCATAATTCCCATCTCCTATCAAGAGCAGATAATCCGGAAAGGATGTGGGGTCTGCATCTGCTCGATCGTAGAGCATCTTCATGAACATCTTGATAGCTGTGATGTCCTGCATTCCGCATGAGAATTCATTATAAATGGTCTGAGGTTCTACCACAAAGACAGAAAGCCCTTCTTCCCGATGGACATCGGCCACTTTCTCAGCGGTAGCGAGGAAGGGAACGGCAGAAACGATCACCATGTCATACTGAGGGGAGCTATGTAGGTCTTGATTGGCAACTGCCTGACCAGTACCCGGACTCAACGCATTGGAAGGGTTGAAGAGCACGAACTCGTGCAAGTCATCCGTATCCGTCTTGAATGAAGCCATATCTGATACCAGGTCATACTCCCATATTTCGGGACTGATCGATTCGGTCACCCTCCAGAGTCTATCCGATCCCTGCACATCGCTTATCTGGAATTCCACAACATCAGCACTTTGCCATGAACGGGCATCCCTGAAGTGCAGCTGTGATGAAGTGCGTTCCAGTCTCCTTCTGACGTTGATAGAGAAGAAGTCCACCCAGCCATCAGCATCCGTGCCTCCCGGACTGAAAGTGGTGGAGATGGCCAGATTACCACTGGTAGGTATGAATTCCAGGACGCGCTCCTTGGAGCGTGTGATGGTATAGGAAGTGGGGGAAGTTCCTTGTAGGGTGAATGATTCTGTGTTCCCTTGACAGGTATAACTCATCTCAGAAAATACAGAAGCACCTACCGTCCGCGCTACACCCCGCATGCGCACTTTGGCTGAAGACTGTGTATCTACATTCTCAAAACTGAATTCAGAACCACTGAAGTTCAATTGACCACTAAGCCCGAATTGCTCTCCGACCATCCGCCTTCCTGATTTGATGACATTCTCCAGATCCTCTTCATGGAAGGAGTGATCATCAAAGGTGGTCACCACCTCCTGAGCCGTACCGGTCGGTTGTGTACCGACTCCTATGCGCACAGGTGCCTCTATACCTATACCGATGAAGTTATAGGCCACATCCATATATAGATGCTTGACGTGCTTGAATTCCTCATCCGAATCATCATACTCCCATCGATGCGGTCCCTTGGCATAGAAGAGGATATAGTCTCCGGAATCGAAACTGCCATCTCCTCCTCCCACGAACTCGACCGCTTTGACCTGCAGGTCATCGTAGCGGAACTCGGAATTATTATAGGGCAGAAGCCCTTGATCGTTGCCGTAGATATTGATATCGTTCGGGTCGATTCCGTTCACATCCACGCCTAGACCCTGGAAATAGTCTCTATCCAATCGATAGATTCCGTCTCTAGAGATAGGGATACGGTACCAGTCTCCAGTTGCCAATTTAGACTGTTGAACAAAGGTCTTCGTTTGGCTTGTAGTCGTCTTCTTGGTGGTATTCAATCGAATGTCGGCTCCGAGCAAACGTTCGATCTTTCCATCAAATCGCTTCCGAAATGGGAATATGCGTAATCGAGCCTGAGCTTGCCCTCGGCTCTGAAAGGCCTGCACCTCTGAGCGGAATTCCTCATTCTCTATCATCTGGGCCAAGGAGGCCGGCAGTACAATTTCTTCGATCCTTGGATTCCTCAATTGTATTCCTGAGGTCTCCGAGTCAAATGGAATAGGAACAATGGCACCGAATTCAGGCAGCTCGGGATGGATGTCTGACTGATGTGCACCTTGGAACCATATATCAGGAATCGAGGCATCGGTATCTCGCTCGGCCGATAGGCCTGAAGACCAGTCCAAGTCGATAGAAAGCTCCTGACCAAGTATGTATTGGAAGGACATGGACAGGAGGGCTATCCAAAAGATGCGTAGTATCGAGCAACCACTCATGGGATGATCGTCTGTTTTGTTGAGACTAATAAACCAAAGTTCAAAAGAACCCGAATTCTGCGTTCAGCAATCATTGAACGCCTGAGGCCTTTGCTTATTGTTTCTAGCCTCGTATTGCTCGATGCACACATGTCGATAATGTCGTAATATTGTAAACTTTACTAATGCTAGCAGCTCTTATAGAAATGAGAAAAACCGTGTTGAAATGCTTGCTGGCCTTGACTCTCATTGGCTTTTCCACTTTGGAGAGCATGGGTCAGGATCCACAGTTCACCCAGTTCTATGCGAATCCGCTCTACCTCAATCCAGCGTTTGCAGGTACAGCGAGATGTCCGCGCTTTGTACTTAATTACAGAAATCAGTGGCCTTCGCTGCCTGGGTCTTTTGTAACCTATAGTGCAAGCTATGACCAACACGTGCCGGTGATCTCCGGTGGAATCGGATTTATCGCCATGCGCGATGAGGCCGGAAGAGGCGTGTTGAGCACCACGAGCTTCAGCGGGATCTACTCCTACCAGCGTCCGATCTCTCGGAAATTCTCCATGAAATTCGGATTACAGGCCAGCTATTCCCAAAAATCATTGGATTGGTCCAGGCTCACATTCGGTGACCAGATAGATAGCCGCAGAGGATTCATCTATCAGACGCAGGAAACAGAAAGAGGTGGCAGCGTAGGATTCTTCGATGCGAGCGCGGGTGTGCTTGGTTTCACAGATGAATTCTATATCGGAGGTGCAGTTCATCACATCAATGAGCCCAATGAATCCCTCATTCTCGGAACCAGTAGACTACCGATGAAGTTCACAGGACATGCCGGTGCTGTATTGCCCATCGATGGGAAGAGTAAGAGTCTGAGCGAAGCGACCATCTCGCCTAACGTACTGTATCAAAGGCAAGCAGACTTCCAACAGATCAATGTGGGTCTATATCTTTCCAAAGGTCCCATCGTAGTGGGTGCTTGGTATAGATTCGAAGACAGCTTCATTGCCTTGGTCGGACTGCAGACAGATGTGTTGAAAGTAGGCTACAGTTATGACCTTACTACCTCACAATTGACCACCGAGACCGGAGGGTCACATGAGATCTCTCTTGCGTTCCAGTTGGAGTGTAAGAACAATAGAAGAAGTCGATTCAGGACAATAAGCTGCCCTAGTTTCTAGTTTTGAATGAAACTTTCTAGACCTTTTGCAAGTAAAACTATCACTATGAAACCATCAATTAAAGCACTGGGGGTACTTGTGTGCGCTGCAGCTATGGCTGCACTCAGTTCGTGTGGGCCAAGTGGTTACAGTAATACCACTGGTTGGACCTACAATGACTCTCGTAACGGAGGGTTCGAACGCGTACCGTACATCGAGCAAGAGACCGGCCCGGGTCTGATCTTGGTAGAAGGTGGGACCTTCACCATGGGACGAGTGGTCGATGATGTGAACTACGACTGGAACAACATTCCAAGAAGGGTCACTGTATCCAGTTTCTATATCGATGAGACCGAGGTAAAGAATATCGACTGGAGAGAATATCTCTACTGGTTGGGAAGAGTCTACGGTCAGGATTATCCAGAGGTATTGACCAAAGCACTGCCAGATACGCTCGTATGGCGTAGCAAACTGGCATACAATGAACCGTATGTAGAGTATTACCTCAGACACCCGGCATACAATGATTATCCTGTAGTCGGGGTGAATTGGTTGCAGGCCAGTGACTACTGCGCTTGGAGGACCGATAGGGTGAATGAGCAGATATTGATCAGAGAGGGCCTCTTCGAGCACTTCCCGCAACAGGCCAACGAAGACCACTTCACCACCGATGCCTATCTGGCCGGTCAGTATGAAAGCGGTAAGCGTGTTGAGGGAATTCAGGATCTCAATCCTGACAGAGAATTCAGGGATGTGAAGATGGAGGACGGTATCCTTCTCCCTCGCTACAGACTACCGACCGAAGCGGAATGGGAATTTGCAGCCTATGGGCTCATTGGAAATGCATTCCAAGAGTTGGTCAGCAATCGTAAAGTCTATCCATGGAACGGTAACTATGTGCGGAATGATGATCCCACAGATGATCTGTATGGTGCCTTCAATGCCAACTTCGTACGTGGACGTGGTGACTATATGGGTGTAGCCGGAAATCTGAATGACAATGCCGATGTAACAGCACCTGTCTACTCCTACCCTCCCAATGATTACGGATTATACAACATGGCGGGCAATGTGAGCGAATGGGTGATGGATGTATATCGTCCACTATCCTTCGAAGATGAGAATGAGTTCAGGCCTTTCAGAGGAAATGTCTATCAGACCAAGGTCCGCAACAACGAAGGAGGAATCGAAGACAAGCACTATGAGGTGGTCTATGATGTGGATGGTGTACTCTACTTCTTGGATCAATTCCAGAAGAAAAGCGGTGAGCGCCTGACACAGAATGAAGCGAATTTCCTAGCTCAATTGACCGAGACTGTTGGTAACGCCAAAACCAAGGAGACCGAACGTGAATTCGATGCTCGTGATGATATCATGAAGGAGGCCATCGACTTGATACGTGCCAATGAAGAGATCGCGATCGGAAGCACCATCCTCAAAGGATTTGCAGACTATATCGATAGCACACCTGGTGAGATCAGAATGCGCGATGTGACCGTTGAAGAGAACATCGACCGCAGGAATTACCGTGAAGCTTGGCAGATCGATCATAAGGATGGTGATCAAGAGTCCAGTATCTTCTACAACCAAGAAGGTGTAGAGGGTAATGTGATGTACGACTGGGGTGCAACCACCTTGATCAATGATCGCGCTCGGGTATATAAAGGTGGTTCTTGGGCAGACCGTGCCTACTACACCATACCTGCGACCCGTAGATTCTTGGATGAACGCCAGGCCTCTGCGCAAATCGGATTCCGATGTGCAATGGACCGGGTAGGAAGCCCAAGAGGATTCGGTTATTGACCGGAGCATCTAGAAAAGAATCTTAATGAAAAGACCCATCGTGCTGATGGGTCTTTTTTATTTGTGCAATGAGCATCGAGG contains:
- a CDS encoding cytidine deaminase, with the translated sequence MADERQITFRYTEYDSLDELDDASVALLQEAEKAMGRAYAPYSHFHVGAAVRLESGKVYTGNNQENVAYPSGLCAERVALFHAMSQDPKSIIEAVAITARSEDFELTRVITPCGACRQALLEYEVNAASPIQVILGSTAGRTIVVDSVLSMLPLSFCETKLKKG
- the porV gene encoding type IX secretion system outer membrane channel protein PorV; its protein translation is MTRVKRFLYLQTNFLSMLNTLRITALIAIIWVSPNFMGQTQQIIGQSDDEDLNTITTAVPFLIIAPDTRSGGMGEAGVSISPDANSIHWNPAKLAFAESDFEMSLSYSPWLRKLVRDMNLAYLSGYSKIDDNQAIGASLRFFSLGSIQFTDEQGNDIRNFEPTEFAIDGAYAIKLSERFSGGMAARFIYSNLTGGVITSSGGESKPGTAFSVDVSGYYENDDIRIGDFDAVLSAGFNISNIGSKMSYTQAAERDFIPINFRIGPTLKLLLDEYNSLAFTVDVNKLLVPTPPVYLVDEEGNFVTDGSGNLVIASGDDPNRGVASGMFGSFSDAPGNVTIFDDGTVEVEEGSVFREEMREINLATGFEYWYADQFALRGGYFYEHPTKGARQFFTLGAGVKYNVFAFDFSYLIAAQNRNPLANTLRFTLRLNLDGAKKSAAGQEG
- the porU gene encoding type IX secretion system sortase PorU, producing MSGCSILRIFWIALLSMSFQYILGQELSIDLDWSSGLSAERDTDASIPDIWFQGAHQSDIHPELPEFGAIVPIPFDSETSGIQLRNPRIEEIVLPASLAQMIENEEFRSEVQAFQSRGQAQARLRIFPFRKRFDGKIERLLGADIRLNTTKKTTTSQTKTFVQQSKLATGDWYRIPISRDGIYRLDRDYFQGLGVDVNGIDPNDINIYGNDQGLLPYNNSEFRYDDLQVKAVEFVGGGDGSFDSGDYILFYAKGPHRWEYDDSDEEFKHVKHLYMDVAYNFIGIGIEAPVRIGVGTQPTGTAQEVVTTFDDHSFHEEDLENVIKSGRRMVGEQFGLSGQLNFSGSEFSFENVDTQSSAKVRMRGVARTVGASVFSEMSYTCQGNTESFTLQGTSPTSYTITRSKERVLEFIPTSGNLAISTTFSPGGTDADGWVDFFSINVRRRLERTSSQLHFRDARSWQSADVVEFQISDVQGSDRLWRVTESISPEIWEYDLVSDMASFKTDTDDLHEFVLFNPSNALSPGTGQAVANQDLHSSPQYDMVIVSAVPFLATAEKVADVHREEGLSVFVVEPQTIYNEFSCGMQDITAIKMFMKMLYDRADADPTSFPDYLLLIGDGNYDNTDIDPRNSIYLPTYQSAESNSLTQSFVSDDYFGLLDDDEGEIGGTVDIGIGRFPVRSVDEAEAIYAKIIRYKSRSTGVVNGVCAEEASTPFGDWKNRVLLIGDDEDSNTHMSQANTLGNILESVDEDYIIDKIFLDAYLQETTPGGDRYPQAAEELRRSIERGVFLASYTGHGGEVGWAAERILDVPTIQSLTNANNLPLLLTATCEFSRFDDPGRTSAGEFILLNPEGGVIALLTTTRLVYANPNFILSQNFFDVVMRSDQDSYVCSSAGGDFTMDLPNGLRLGDIIRISKNCTVGNEVNKANFSLLGDPALQLSYPELDIFIHPDSITDSQGLPLDTVKALQKVRVSGEVRQNGALATDFQGVVEPSVYDKEVTIQTLSNDGGNPYSFSLRQNIIYKGRASVKDGRFQFEFVVPKDISYQEGAGKLHLYALSDDTDAQGSRSGFQVGGTDLNAPQDEAGPGIDLFLNSEAFVDGGLTNESPTLIAKVFDDNGINTVGNGIGHDITAVLDGNTADPIVLNDYYESDLDSYQSGQVRYTLDGLSEGEHTLTFKVWDIYNNSSTKEISFIVEKQEDLVLDNVLNYPNPFTTRTEFLFEHNQDCALLSVEIQIFTVSGRLVKTIQEVVDTHTGLRDRLVWDGRDDYGDELGRGVYVYRLKVSTPQGEKEEVFEKLVLL
- a CDS encoding type IX secretion system membrane protein PorP/SprF, producing MRKTVLKCLLALTLIGFSTLESMGQDPQFTQFYANPLYLNPAFAGTARCPRFVLNYRNQWPSLPGSFVTYSASYDQHVPVISGGIGFIAMRDEAGRGVLSTTSFSGIYSYQRPISRKFSMKFGLQASYSQKSLDWSRLTFGDQIDSRRGFIYQTQETERGGSVGFFDASAGVLGFTDEFYIGGAVHHINEPNESLILGTSRLPMKFTGHAGAVLPIDGKSKSLSEATISPNVLYQRQADFQQINVGLYLSKGPIVVGAWYRFEDSFIALVGLQTDVLKVGYSYDLTTSQLTTETGGSHEISLAFQLECKNNRRSRFRTISCPSF